The following DNA comes from Amycolatopsis solani.
GTCGAACGAGCCGGGCTGGTGGCGGCGCTTCGGCGACACCATGCCGAACTGGTTCACCGACCTCGTCGGCCTCGAAGAAGCCGCCGCGCGAATCCAGATCTGGGAGCCGATCTACGTGTCGGGCCTGCTCCAGATCGAGCCGTACGCCCGCGCGATCTTCAGCCACGGCCGCCCGGAGATGGCCGACGAGCGCGTCGACCAGCTGGTCGCGCTGCGCATGCGCCGTCAGAAGATGTTCAGCAGGCCGGACGCGCCCCGCGTGTGGATGGTGCTCGACGAGTCGGTCCTGCACCGGCCGATCGGCGGCGTGAAGGTCCTCAAGCAGCAGATCGAATACCTGCTCGAGATGAGCGCGCTGCCCCACGTGTCGGTCCAGGTCCTGCCGTACACGCGCAGCGGGCTGTCCGCGGAGCACGCGTTTTCACTGCTGCGGTTCGGCGAACCGGAACTGCCGAACATCGCGTACATCGAATACCTGACCGGCGCGCACTACATCGAGAAGCGCGAAGAGATCGAGAAGTACAGCCGCGCGCTCGACATGCTGGCGGTCGATTCGGAGACGCCGGACCGCAGCCGTGCCTTGCTGGCGAAGCGGCGCGCGGAGATCTGACCTGCCCCGATGGTCGCGAATGACTCATTCGCGACCTCTGACGTCCCCAATGAGTCATTCGCGACGCTCGGCGTCAGGGCTCCGGCGAGGTCGCGGTGGTCCGGTACCCCCGGCGGTCCCGCTGCTCGCGGTGTCCTGAAGGGGACTTTCCTGTCATGTGATGCCAGGAAAGTCCCCTTCAGGTCATCAGATGCCGGCAACGTCCCCTTCAGGTCGGCGGGACCCGACCCGATGGTCGCGAATGACTCATTCGCGACCTCCGGCGTCCCCAATGAGTCATTCGCGACGCTCGAGCCCGCCGCCCCGCCTGCCGCCGCTTTCCGTCGTCACTCTCCGGAGTCCCCGCCCCAGAACGCTCCCATCCACCGGTAACTACTCGTAGTTGTTAACCCGAAAGGGCAACGGCCAATCACCCGAAAGGTGAACCGTGACCAGGTGATTCTTTACCGTCCGCCAACTTTGCATGAAATTCTGCACGTGCATTTACCATTGCAGGCACACGTGCTAGCCTTCGATACGCGGGCAAATGCACATGCAGATGCGACGCCCGGGGCAAATCAGCTTCGAGAGGTGGGAACATGGCTGAGCGACTCGAGAACGGCATCCCGGCCGATCGGCTCTCCGGCGCCCAGTGGCGCAAGGCGAGCTACAGCGGCGCTTACGGCAACTGCGTCGAGGTGGCACCCCTGTCCACCGGCGAGATCGCGATGCGCAACTCGCGGTTCCCGACCGGTCCCGCGCTCGTCTACACGCGCGCGGAGATGGCGGCCTTCCTGGCCGGTGCCAAGGACGGTGAATTCGACGATGTCCTCGGCTGAGGCCGTCGCCTCCGTCTTCGACATCGAGACCGGATTGCAGGAGCTGGTCGCTCGCGGTTACCAGTTCGTGCACCCCGCCGACGAGAGTGGCGAGGTCCTCGCCGTCGTCGGCGTGCGGGTGCACGACGACGTGGTGGACGTGGTCCGGCTCAACGCCGAGGACGATGTAGTGGCGACCCGGATGCCCGGCACCGAAGACAACATCTTCGAGCCGGAGCGGTGGCTTTGGCGCCGCCGCGGCGAAGGCGCACAGGTGCTCTCAGAGATCCTCTCGTTGCCGGATGCGTGTTAGGAACCCAAGCTTGCGGGCCCCGTCCGAAGTGGTCAGAACCACTCCGGGCGGGGCCTGACTCATGTCGGCACCGTTTACACTGAAATCGGCCTGACCACGTCTTCCCAGGAGCTCCTCGGTGGTTTCCGACCCGCAAGTCGTGTCCGACCAGCCCGACCCGGAACCCCGTGAGGAGTGTGGCGTCTTCGGCGTCTGGGCTCCCGGGGAAGAAGTCGCGAAGCTGACCTACTACGGCCTCTACGCCCTGCAGCACCGCGGGCAGGAGGCCGCCGGCATCTCCGTCTCCGACGGCTCGCAGATCGTGGTCTTCAAGGACCTCGGCCTGGTCAGCCAGGTGTTCGACGAGCAGATCCTGCAGTCGCTGCAGGGGCACATCGCCGTCGGGCACTGCCGGTACTCGACCACCGGCGCGACCATTTGGGAGAACGCCCAGCCGATCTTCCGCACCACGGCGACCGGCAGCGGCCTCTCCTTCGCGCACAACGGCAACCTCGTCAACACGGCGGAGCTGCGCGAGCGCACCATCGAAGCCGGGCTCAAGCCGCACGCGGGCTTGACCGGCTCGTCCAGCGACTCGGACCTGGTCTGCGGCCTGCTCGCGGCCAACGCCGCCGACAAGGGCATCGAAGCCGCCGCGATGGAGCTGCTGCCCACCCTCAAGGGCGCCTTCTGCCTGGTCTTCGCCGACGAGAACACGCTGTACGCGGCCCGTGACCCGCACGGCGTGCACCCGCTGGTGCTCGGCCGGCTCGAGCGCGGCTGGGTCGTCTCCAGTGAGACCGCGGGCCTCGACATCGTCGGCGCGTCCTTCGTCCGCGAGGTCGAGCCCGGCGAGCTCATCGCGATCGACGCCGAGGGCCTGCGTTCCTCCCGCTTCGCCGGCCCGGACCCCAAGGGCTGCGTCTTCGAGTACGTCTACCTCGCCCGCCCCGACACGACCATCGCCGGCCGCGGGGTGCACGCCACCCGCGTCGAAATCGGCCGGCGGCTCGCCACCGAGGAGCCGGTCGAAGCCGACCTCGTGATGCCGGTGCCGGAGTCGGGCACGCCGGCCGCGATCGGCTACGCGCAGGGCTCGGGCATCCCCTACGGCACCGGCCTGGTGAAGAACGCCTACGTCGGGCGCACGTTCATCCAGCCGTCGCAGACCATCCGCCAGCTCGGCATCCGCCTCAAGCTGAACCCGCTGCGCGACGTCATCCGCGGCAAGCGCCTGGTCGTGGTGGACGACTCGATCGTCCGCGGCAACACCCAGCGCGCGCTCGTCCGCATGCTGCGGGAGGCCGGCGCGCTCGAGGTGCACGTCCGGATCGCGTCGCCGCCCGTGCGGTGGCCGTGCTTCTACGGCATCGACTTCGCGTCGCGGGCCGAGCTGGTGGCGAACGGCGTCGACCTCGACGGCATCCGGCGTTCGATCGGGGCCGACTCCCTGGGTTACATTTCCCTGGACGGCCTGGTCGCGGCCACGGAGCAGCCGAAGTCGCGGCTGTGCACGGCGTGCTTCTCCGGCGAGTACCCGATCCCGCTCCCGGAGGACGCGCTGATCGGGAAGCACCTGCTCGAAAGCCTCGACTCGGTCAATGGCGCGGCGACCCCGGTCAGCCCCGCCGGGTACGGTGCCGAAGACGCCGTCCGGCGTCCGTGACAGTCCAGTAGGGAGTCCTTCCACCGTGAGCGAGTCCACGAGCGCCACGTACGCCGCCGCCGGCGTCAGCATCGACGCCGGCGACCAAGCCGTCGAGCTGCTCAAGCCGCACGCCGAGCGGGCGACCCGCCCCGAGGTCATGGGTGGTGTCGGCGGTTTCGCCGGGCTGTTCTCCCTCAAGCTCGACAAGTGGAAGGAGCCGGTGCTCGCGTCCTCGACCGACGGCGTCGGCACCAAGATCGCGGTCGCGCAGGCGCTGGACAAGCACGACACGGTCGGCATCGACCTGGTCGCCATGGTCGTCGACGACCTGGTCGTGACCGGCGCCGAGCCGCTGTTCCTGCAGGACTACATCGCCGTCGGCAAGGTGCACCCGGAGAAGATCGCCGCGCTGGTCGGCGGCATCGCCGAGGGCTGCGTCCAGGCCGGCTGCGCGCTGCTCGGCGGCGAGACCGCCGAGCACCCGGGCCTGATGGGCGAGCACGACTACGACATGTCGGCGACCGGCGTCGGCGTGGTCGAGGCCTCGCAGCTGCTCTCGCCGGAGAAGGTGCGCCCGGGTGACGTCGTGCTGGCGCTCGGCTCGTCCGGATTGCACTCGAACGGGTACTCCCTGGCCCGGCACGTGCTGCTGGACATCGCCCGGATGCCGCTCGGCGGGCACGTCGAGGAGTTCGGCCGCACGCTCGGCGAGGAGATGCTCGAGCCGACGCGGATCTACGCGAAGGACTGCCTGGCGCTCGCCGCCGAGACCGAGGTCCGGACGTTCGCGCACATCACCGGCGGTGGCCTGGAGGCGAACCTCGCCCGCGTCATGCCGCGCGGCCTGGTCGCCCGGCTCGACCGCGGCACCTGGACGCCGGCGCCGGTGTTCGCGCTGATCGGCCACCGCGGCAAGGTCGAGCGCGCCGAGCTGGAGAAGACCTTCAACATGGGCGTCGGCATGGTCGCGATCGTCGGTGCCGAGGACGTCGACCGGGCGCTGGCCATGCTGACCGCGCGGCACGTCCCGGCGTGGGTGCTCGGCGACGTGCAGCCGGCCGGCGACGTCGACGGCCCGCGCGCGGTGCTCTCGGGCGACCACCCGCGGTTCTGACCGTGGCCACCGGGGACGTCGTCGTCGGCTCCCGCTTCGTCGTCCCCGAGGCCGAGCTCAGCGAACGCTTCTCCCGGTCGTCCGGCCCCGGCGGTCAGGGCGTCAACACCACGGACTCGCGCGTCGAGCTGTCGTTCGACGTCGCCGCGTCGCCGTCGATCCCGGAGCACCTGCGCGACCGCGTGCTGGCCGCGCTCGAGCCTCGGCTGGTCGACGGCGTCCTGACCATCGCGGCCAGCGAGCACCGGTCGCAGCTGCAGAACCGCGAAGCGGCGCGGGGGCGGTTGGCGAACCTGCTGCTCGACGCGTCGGCACCGCCGCCCGCCACGCGGCGCCCCACGAAGCCGTCCCGCGGTTCGAAGGAGCGCCGCCTGGCGTCGAAGAAGCGCCGGAGCGACGTGAAGAGAGGCCGCTCCGGCCGCTTCGACGACTAACTGTGCTGATTGGTTGCCGATCCGGCCACAGCCACGGCCACAGCTTCGTGACTACGGTCGCGTGCCGCCTGGCGTCGGCCTGCTTTTGGCCGGCTCGGCAACGGCGCTCAGGTGCACGCACTCCCCGGCCGGCCGGTAGCCGACCCGGGCGTAGACGTTCCCGATCCCCAGGTCACCGGGGGTGAGGAACGCCGTGTGCGCGCCGGCCTCGTGGACGTCGCGGGTGAGCCGCGCGGTGAGCGCCGCGGCGATCCCGCGCCCGCGGTACGGCTCGAGCACCGCGATGCCCGCGATCTCGGTGGTGCCGTCGACGACTTCGAGCGCGAGCCCGCCGCCGACGACCACGCCGTCGTCCTCCGCGAGGAGGTGCCGGACGCCGGCCTCGACGCCCGACTTCAGCTTCTCGACCTCGTCGTCGCCGATCTCCGCGGGTTCGCCGAACGCCGTGTTCTGCGCCGATCGCAGGCGCCGGAAGTCGTCATCGGACTCCGGTGCGCGCAGCCGGATCCCCGCCGGCACCGGCCGATCGAGCCGGTCGGCGGGGCCGCAGGTCATCAGCGGCACCCGCCGTTCGAGCGCGTACCCCGCCTCGACCAGCAGGTTCTCCAGGTCGGGGGCGACGTCGGTGAAGTACTCCAGCCGCGGGAGCAGGTCCCGCCGCCGGAACGCCGCGGTGAGCGCGTCGATCTCGGCCGCGACCGGCTTGGCGCCGTCGTCCGGGATCGCGTAGTTGAGCATCGGGTGCGCCGTGCCCGGCGAGTAGGTCGCGAGGAACGGGCCGACCTGCTCGGTTTCCCGGCCGCGTGGCGCGGTGGTGCGGACATACGTCTGGATGGCGGACATTCGAGCCTTTCGAAAGCACGTCAAGGAACCGCAGCCGCTTCACCGGCTTGCGGGCGAATCGCTGGGCGTCGGGCCTAGCGGGGGCCGACGCCGGAAGCGGCGCCAGGCATAGGCGGTCATTCCTTGACTCGAAGGGGCTCTTCGCGCTCAGTTTCGCACGAGCCGCAACCGGATTACTGGCGCTTCGGGTGCGCGATGGCGGCGTAGCGCGCGTCCCACACCGAACGCGGCACGCGCATCGTGAGCGTCGGCGACTCGCAGATCCGCCGCCGTTGCGCCGGGATCGCCACCGGCACCGGTGGTGGCGGGTCCAGCGCGCGCCAGCCGCGGCGGCTCAGCGCCGCGCCGAGCGTCGCGCCCGCGGTGTTCAGCAGGACGTCGTCGGTCGAGGTGACCCGGC
Coding sequences within:
- a CDS encoding helix-turn-helix domain-containing protein, translating into MNAVNASAGEQNIGPTARRMILGSQLRRLREEAGITRQQAGYNIRGSESKISRLELGRVGFKERDVTDLLTMYGVEDSTERQTFLDMVKQSNEPGWWRRFGDTMPNWFTDLVGLEEAAARIQIWEPIYVSGLLQIEPYARAIFSHGRPEMADERVDQLVALRMRRQKMFSRPDAPRVWMVLDESVLHRPIGGVKVLKQQIEYLLEMSALPHVSVQVLPYTRSGLSAEHAFSLLRFGEPELPNIAYIEYLTGAHYIEKREEIEKYSRALDMLAVDSETPDRSRALLAKRRAEI
- a CDS encoding DUF397 domain-containing protein, with product MAERLENGIPADRLSGAQWRKASYSGAYGNCVEVAPLSTGEIAMRNSRFPTGPALVYTRAEMAAFLAGAKDGEFDDVLG
- the purF gene encoding amidophosphoribosyltransferase, with amino-acid sequence MVSDPQVVSDQPDPEPREECGVFGVWAPGEEVAKLTYYGLYALQHRGQEAAGISVSDGSQIVVFKDLGLVSQVFDEQILQSLQGHIAVGHCRYSTTGATIWENAQPIFRTTATGSGLSFAHNGNLVNTAELRERTIEAGLKPHAGLTGSSSDSDLVCGLLAANAADKGIEAAAMELLPTLKGAFCLVFADENTLYAARDPHGVHPLVLGRLERGWVVSSETAGLDIVGASFVREVEPGELIAIDAEGLRSSRFAGPDPKGCVFEYVYLARPDTTIAGRGVHATRVEIGRRLATEEPVEADLVMPVPESGTPAAIGYAQGSGIPYGTGLVKNAYVGRTFIQPSQTIRQLGIRLKLNPLRDVIRGKRLVVVDDSIVRGNTQRALVRMLREAGALEVHVRIASPPVRWPCFYGIDFASRAELVANGVDLDGIRRSIGADSLGYISLDGLVAATEQPKSRLCTACFSGEYPIPLPEDALIGKHLLESLDSVNGAATPVSPAGYGAEDAVRRP
- the purM gene encoding phosphoribosylformylglycinamidine cyclo-ligase codes for the protein MSESTSATYAAAGVSIDAGDQAVELLKPHAERATRPEVMGGVGGFAGLFSLKLDKWKEPVLASSTDGVGTKIAVAQALDKHDTVGIDLVAMVVDDLVVTGAEPLFLQDYIAVGKVHPEKIAALVGGIAEGCVQAGCALLGGETAEHPGLMGEHDYDMSATGVGVVEASQLLSPEKVRPGDVVLALGSSGLHSNGYSLARHVLLDIARMPLGGHVEEFGRTLGEEMLEPTRIYAKDCLALAAETEVRTFAHITGGGLEANLARVMPRGLVARLDRGTWTPAPVFALIGHRGKVERAELEKTFNMGVGMVAIVGAEDVDRALAMLTARHVPAWVLGDVQPAGDVDGPRAVLSGDHPRF
- the arfB gene encoding alternative ribosome rescue aminoacyl-tRNA hydrolase ArfB; translation: MATGDVVVGSRFVVPEAELSERFSRSSGPGGQGVNTTDSRVELSFDVAASPSIPEHLRDRVLAALEPRLVDGVLTIAASEHRSQLQNREAARGRLANLLLDASAPPPATRRPTKPSRGSKERRLASKKRRSDVKRGRSGRFDD
- a CDS encoding GNAT family N-acetyltransferase: MSAIQTYVRTTAPRGRETEQVGPFLATYSPGTAHPMLNYAIPDDGAKPVAAEIDALTAAFRRRDLLPRLEYFTDVAPDLENLLVEAGYALERRVPLMTCGPADRLDRPVPAGIRLRAPESDDDFRRLRSAQNTAFGEPAEIGDDEVEKLKSGVEAGVRHLLAEDDGVVVGGGLALEVVDGTTEIAGIAVLEPYRGRGIAAALTARLTRDVHEAGAHTAFLTPGDLGIGNVYARVGYRPAGECVHLSAVAEPAKSRPTPGGTRP